Proteins found in one Neomonachus schauinslandi chromosome 1, ASM220157v2, whole genome shotgun sequence genomic segment:
- the TGFBR3L gene encoding LOW QUALITY PROTEIN: transforming growth factor-beta receptor type 3-like protein (The sequence of the model RefSeq protein was modified relative to this genomic sequence to represent the inferred CDS: inserted 2 bases in 1 codon) has protein sequence MPTLPAPSTGESLTATASIFQRRREGCSAGLEGLRGSATCFVSPFXSPPAPPFPAAPGPWLRRPLFSLELSDAEEAFPRRAGPLEVPADSRVFVQAALARPSPRWGLVLHRCSVTPSSRPAPGPALALLRGGCPADSSVVLPPPPRPGATGSARFSFRLRPVFNASVQFLHCQLSRCRRLRGVRRTPAPLTLPPPSLCLPQDEACAGAGSGESLGADSPHLHTLTQPIVVTVPRPPPRPSKGVPGRAVRPEPPAAAPAALEPAPVVALVLAAFVLGAALAAGLGLVCAHSAPPTPGPAPRDSPSGPQPRMPQ, from the exons ATGCCTACTCTGCCAGCACCGAGCACCGGGGAATCCCTCACCGCAACAGCATCCATTTTCCAAAGGAGGCGGGAAGGTTGCTCCGCTGGCCTGGAGGGGCTAAGGGGCAGCGCGACCTGCTTCGTGTCACCCTT CTCCCCGCCAGCGCCCCCATTCCCCGCGGCGCCCGGGCCCTGGCTGCGCCGTCCCCTTTTCAGTCTGGAGCTGTCGGACGCGGAGGAGGCCTTCCCGCGCCGCGCGGGGCCGCTCGAGGTCCCGGCCGACAGCCGCGTGTTCGTGCAG GCGGCCCTGGCCCGACCCTCTCCGCGCTGGGGCCTGGTCCTGCACCGCTGCTCGGTGACACCGTCCTCGCGCCCGGCCCCGGGGCCCGCCCTGGCGCTGCTGCGCGGGGGCTGCCCCGCCGACTCCTCGGTCgtcctcccgccgccgccgcgcccggGTGCTACCGGGTCCGCGCGCTTCAGCTTCCGCCTGCGCCCGGTCTTCAACGCCTCCGTGCAGTTCCTGCACTGCCAGCTGAGCCGCTGCCGCCGCCTCCGGGGAGTCCGCCGGACACCTGCGCCTCTGACGCTGCCGCCGCCATCGCTG TGTCTGCCTCAGGATGAGGCGTGCGCGGGCGCCGGCAGCGGCGAGAGCCTGGGTGCCGACAGTCCCCACCTGCACACGCTGACGCAGCCCATCGTGGTCACAGTGCCGCGGCCACCCCCCA GGCCATCCAAGGGCGTCCCCGGCAGAGCCGTGCGCCCCGAGCCTCCTGCCGCGGCCCCCGCGGCCCTGGAGCCCGCGCCCGTGGTGGCGCTGGTGTTGGCTGCCTTCGTGCTGGGCGCCGCGCTGGCCGCCGGGCTCGGCCTCGTCTGTGCGCACTCAG cGCCCCCAACCCCCGGTCCGGCCCCGAGAGACTCGCCCAGCGGCCCCCAGCCCAGGATGCCCCAGTGA
- the SNAPC2 gene encoding snRNA-activating protein complex subunit 2, with translation MKPPQRRRAAPARYLGEVTGPAAWSAREKRQLLRLLQARQGQPEPDAAELARELPGRSEAEIRDFLRQLKGRVVREAIQRVHPGGPQGPRRRETQTPAPIEVWMDLAEKITGPLEEALTVAFSQVLTIAATEPVSLLHSKPPKPTQARGKLLLLSAPGGREDSSPDTPGPAPKANGPAPEAPSASLADPSSEGDFSVDFEKIYKYLSSVSRRCHGPELSAAEAAVVLDLLLALPEELLRLPCDALVKHMSDMYVHLTAPQPDPATEGLAPGAEDAGTSSPGQEEASQAVPLAPENAPPSEPRSAWEAAGVCPLNPFLVPLELLGQAASPAR, from the exons ATGAAGCCTCCGCAGCGGCGGCGAGCGGCCCCGGCGCGCTACCTGGGTGAGGTGACCGGCCCCGCGGCCTGGAGCGCCCGCGAGAAGCGGCAGCTGCTACGACTACTGCAGGCGCGGCAGGGCCAGCCGGAGCCGGACGCCGCTGAGCTGGCCCGGGAGCTGCCGGGCCGCAGCGAGGCGGAG ATCCGGGACTTCCTACGGCAGCTCAAGGGCCGCGTGGTCCGGGAGGCCATTCAGAGGGTGCATCCCGGTGGCCCGCAGGGTCCGAGGCGCCGGGAAACACAGACCCCGGCCCCCATCGAG GTATGGATGGATCTGGCTGAGAAGATAACGGGCCCGCTGGAGGAGGCCCTGACTGTGGCTTTCTCACAG GTACTCACCATCGCGGCCACGGAGCCCGTCAGCCTCCTGCACTCCAAGCCCCCCAAGCCCACACAGGCGCGTGGGAAGCTACTGCTGCTCAGCGCCCCTGGGGGGCGGGAGGACTCGAGCCCTGACACCCCGGGCCCCGCCCCTAAGGCGAATGGCCCCGCCCCCGAGGCACCTTCTGCATCCCTGGCTGACCCGTCGTCGGAAGGGGACTTCTCCGTGGACTTTGAGAAGATCTACAAGTATCTGTCATCCGTCTCCCGCAGGTGCCATGGCCCTGAGCTTTCTGCAGCCG AGGCAGCGGTGGTCCTCGACCTGCTCTTGGCACTTCCCGAGGAGCTGCTCCGCCTGCCCTGCGATGCCCTGGTTAAACACATGTCGGATATGTACGTGCACCTGACAGCCCCTCAGCCGGACCCAGCCACAGAGGGCCTGGCGCCCGGAGCTGAGGATGCCGGGACAAGCTCCCCGGGGCAAGAGGAGGCCAGCCAGGCCGTGCCCCTGGCTCCAGAGAATGCCCCGCCCAGTGAACCAAGGTCTGCTTGGGAAGCAGCTGGGGTCTGCCCCCTGAACCCGTTCCTGGTGCCCCTGGAATTGCTGGGCCAGGCAGCCAGCCCTGCGAGGTGA
- the CTXN1 gene encoding cortexin-1 → MSATWTLSPEPLPPSTGPPVGAGLDAEQRTVFAFVLCLLVVLVLLMVRCVRILLDPYSRMPASSWTDHKEALERGQFDYALV, encoded by the coding sequence ATGAGCGCGACGTGGACGCTGTCCCCCGAGCCGCTGCCGCCGTCGACGGGGCCCCCGGTGGGCGCGGGCCTGGACGCGGAGCAGCGCACGGTGTTCGCCTTCGTGCTCTGCCTGCTCGTGGTGCTGGTGCTGCTGATGGTGCGCTGCGTGCGCATCCTGCTCGACCCCTACAGCCGCATGCCCGCCTCGTCCTGGACCGACCACAAGGAGGCGCTCGAGCGCGGGCAGTTCGACTACGCGCTGGTCTGA
- the TIMM44 gene encoding mitochondrial import inner membrane translocase subunit TIM44 isoform X1, translating into MAAAALWGGWCRCPRKCLGSGVQFLSSHNLVPLRHGTYPIRRPSRELPVSRSYSSGNRKGFLSGLLDNIKQELAKNKEMKESIKKFRDEARKLEESDALQEARRKYKTIESETVRTSEVIKKKLGELSGTVKESLDEVSKSDFGRKIKESVEEAAKTAKQSAESVSKGGEKLGKTAAFRALSQGVESVKKELDESVLGQTGPYRRPERLRKRKEFAGEKFKEEKVFEPNEEALGVVLHKDSKWYQQWKDFRDNNVVFNRFFEMKMKYDESDNALIRASRALTDKVTDLLGGLFSKTEMSEVLTEILRVDPAFDKERFLQQCENDIIPNILEAMISGELDILKDWCYEATYSQLAHPIQQARALGLQFHSRILDIDSVDLAMGKMMEQGPVLIITFQAQLVMVIKNPKGEVVEGDPEKVLRMLYVWALCRDQDELNPYAAWRLLDISASSTEQVL; encoded by the exons atggcggcggcggcgctgtGGGGAGGCTGGTGTCGCTGCCCGCGG AAATGCCTCGGCAGTGGAGTCCAGTTTCTGTCCAGCCACAACCTGGTGCCGCTACGCCATGGTACCTATCCCATACGCCGGCCCAGCAGAGAGCTGCCCGTG TCCAGATCCTATTCTTCTGGAAACAGGAAAGGCTTTCTTTCTGGCTTACTGGATAATATCAAACAAGAATTagccaaaaacaaagaaatgaaagaaagtataaaaaagtTCCGAGATGAGGCCCGCAAGTTGGAAGAGTCCGACGCGCTCCAGGAAGCCAGAAGGAAATAC AAAACCATTGAATCCGAAACGGTGCGGACGAGCGAGGTGATAAAGAAGAAGCTGGGGGAGCTCTCGGGCACAGTGAAGGAG AGTCTCGACGAAGTCAGTAAAAGCGACTTTGGCCGGAAAATCAAGGAGAGCGTGGAAGAAGCAGCCAAGACTGCCAAGCAGTCCGCCGAGTCAGTGTCCAAGGGTGGGGAGAAGCTGGGCAAGACTGCCGCCTTCAGAGCCCTCTCTCAG GGGGTGGAGTCTGTGAAGAAGGAGCTTGACGAGAGTGTGCTGGGGCAGACCGGGCCCTATCGGAGGCCAGAGCGgctcaggaagaggaaggagtttGCGGGAGAGAAGTTCAAGGAAGAGAAGGTGTTTGAGCCCAATGA GGAGGCCCTGGGAGTCGTGCTGCACAAGGACTCCAAGTGGTACCAGCAGTGGAAAGACTTCAGGGACAACAATGTGGTCTTTAATC GGTTCTTCGAGATGAAGATGAAGTATGACGAAAGTGACAACGCACTCATCCGGGCGTCCCGCGCGCTGACAGACAAGGTCACGGACCTGCTGG GGGGCCTATTCTCCAAGACGGAGATGTCAGAGGTGCTCACGGAGATCCTGCGAGTTGACCCCGCCTTTGACAAGGAGCGGTTCCTGCAGCAGTGTGAGAACGACATCATCCCCAACATCCTGGAG GCCATGATTTCTGGAGAGCTCGACATTCTCAAAGATTGGTGCTATGAAGCT ACCTACAGCCAGCTGGCTCACCCGATCCAGCAGGCCAGGGCGCTGGGCCTGCAGTTCCACTCCCGCATCCTGGATATCGACAGCGTTGAT ctgGCCATGGGCAAGATGATGGAGCAGGGGCCTGTGCTGATCATCACTTTCCAGGCCCAGCTGGTGATGGTGATCAAGAACCCCAAAGGCGAGGTGGTCGAGGGTGACCCG GAGAAGGTGCTGCGCATGCTGTACGTGTGGGCGCTCTGCCGAGACCAGGACGAGCTCAACCCCTATGCAGCCTGGCGGCTTCTGGACATCTCCGCTTCTAGCACAGAGCAGGTCCTCTGA
- the TIMM44 gene encoding mitochondrial import inner membrane translocase subunit TIM44 isoform X2, which yields MAAAALWGGWCRCPRKCLGSGVQFLSSHNLVPLRHGTYPIRRPSRELPVSRSYSSGNRKGFLSGLLDNIKQELAKNKEMKESIKKFRDEARKLEESDALQEARRKYKTIESETVRTSEVIKKKLGELSGTVKEGVESVKKELDESVLGQTGPYRRPERLRKRKEFAGEKFKEEKVFEPNEEALGVVLHKDSKWYQQWKDFRDNNVVFNRFFEMKMKYDESDNALIRASRALTDKVTDLLGGLFSKTEMSEVLTEILRVDPAFDKERFLQQCENDIIPNILEAMISGELDILKDWCYEATYSQLAHPIQQARALGLQFHSRILDIDSVDLAMGKMMEQGPVLIITFQAQLVMVIKNPKGEVVEGDPEKVLRMLYVWALCRDQDELNPYAAWRLLDISASSTEQVL from the exons atggcggcggcggcgctgtGGGGAGGCTGGTGTCGCTGCCCGCGG AAATGCCTCGGCAGTGGAGTCCAGTTTCTGTCCAGCCACAACCTGGTGCCGCTACGCCATGGTACCTATCCCATACGCCGGCCCAGCAGAGAGCTGCCCGTG TCCAGATCCTATTCTTCTGGAAACAGGAAAGGCTTTCTTTCTGGCTTACTGGATAATATCAAACAAGAATTagccaaaaacaaagaaatgaaagaaagtataaaaaagtTCCGAGATGAGGCCCGCAAGTTGGAAGAGTCCGACGCGCTCCAGGAAGCCAGAAGGAAATAC AAAACCATTGAATCCGAAACGGTGCGGACGAGCGAGGTGATAAAGAAGAAGCTGGGGGAGCTCTCGGGCACAGTGAAGGAG GGGGTGGAGTCTGTGAAGAAGGAGCTTGACGAGAGTGTGCTGGGGCAGACCGGGCCCTATCGGAGGCCAGAGCGgctcaggaagaggaaggagtttGCGGGAGAGAAGTTCAAGGAAGAGAAGGTGTTTGAGCCCAATGA GGAGGCCCTGGGAGTCGTGCTGCACAAGGACTCCAAGTGGTACCAGCAGTGGAAAGACTTCAGGGACAACAATGTGGTCTTTAATC GGTTCTTCGAGATGAAGATGAAGTATGACGAAAGTGACAACGCACTCATCCGGGCGTCCCGCGCGCTGACAGACAAGGTCACGGACCTGCTGG GGGGCCTATTCTCCAAGACGGAGATGTCAGAGGTGCTCACGGAGATCCTGCGAGTTGACCCCGCCTTTGACAAGGAGCGGTTCCTGCAGCAGTGTGAGAACGACATCATCCCCAACATCCTGGAG GCCATGATTTCTGGAGAGCTCGACATTCTCAAAGATTGGTGCTATGAAGCT ACCTACAGCCAGCTGGCTCACCCGATCCAGCAGGCCAGGGCGCTGGGCCTGCAGTTCCACTCCCGCATCCTGGATATCGACAGCGTTGAT ctgGCCATGGGCAAGATGATGGAGCAGGGGCCTGTGCTGATCATCACTTTCCAGGCCCAGCTGGTGATGGTGATCAAGAACCCCAAAGGCGAGGTGGTCGAGGGTGACCCG GAGAAGGTGCTGCGCATGCTGTACGTGTGGGCGCTCTGCCGAGACCAGGACGAGCTCAACCCCTATGCAGCCTGGCGGCTTCTGGACATCTCCGCTTCTAGCACAGAGCAGGTCCTCTGA